Proteins from one Salmonella bongori NCTC 12419 genomic window:
- the ubiC gene encoding chorismate lyase has product MSHPALTQLRALRYFDAIPALEPPLLDWLLLEDSMTKRFEQLGKQVSVTLIREGFVGQSEVEEALSLLPSESRYWLREILLCADGEPWLAGRTVVPESTLCGPEQVLQHLGKTPLGRYLFTSSMLTRDFIEIGRDATLWGRRSRLRLSGKPLLLTELFLPASPLY; this is encoded by the coding sequence ATGTCACACCCTGCGTTAACGCAACTGCGTGCGCTGCGCTATTTTGACGCAATTCCTGCGCTTGAACCCCCTTTGCTGGACTGGCTATTGCTGGAAGATTCCATGACCAAACGTTTTGAGCAGCTGGGAAAACAGGTAAGCGTGACGCTAATTCGGGAAGGGTTTGTCGGTCAAAGTGAGGTTGAGGAAGCGCTCAGTCTATTGCCATCCGAATCCCGCTACTGGTTACGCGAAATCCTCCTTTGCGCGGATGGCGAACCCTGGCTTGCCGGGCGTACCGTCGTTCCGGAATCCACGCTGTGCGGACCTGAGCAGGTCTTACAACATCTGGGAAAAACCCCGCTTGGACGTTATCTATTTACATCATCGATGCTGACCCGCGATTTTATTGAAATTGGACGCGATGCAACGCTTTGGGGGCGACGCTCTCGCTTGCGGTTGAGCGGAAAGCCGCTCTTGCTCACTGAGCTTTTTTTACCTGCATCGCCGCTGTACTAA
- the malM gene encoding maltose operon protein MalM, translated as MKMKKSLIALCLTTGLFASAPGISLAEVNYVPQNTSAAPAIPAAALQQLTWTPVDQSKTQSTQLATSGQRLDVAGITGPVAAWSVPANIGELTLTLSSEVNKQASVFAPNVLILDQNMTPSAFFPSSYFTYQQPGVMSADRLEGVMRLTPALGQQKLYVLVFTTEKDLQQTTTLLDPAKAYAKGVGNSVPDIPDPVARHTTDGLLKLKVKTNSSSSVLVGPLFGSSGTGPVTVGNTAAPVAAPAPVAPKKSEPMLNDTESYFNKAIKDAVAKGDVDKALKLLDEAERLGSTSARSTFISSVKGKG; from the coding sequence ATGAAAATGAAGAAAAGTCTCATCGCCCTCTGTTTAACCACAGGGTTGTTCGCCAGCGCGCCGGGTATCAGCCTGGCAGAAGTGAACTATGTACCGCAAAATACCAGTGCAGCGCCCGCTATTCCCGCTGCTGCGCTACAGCAATTAACCTGGACGCCCGTCGACCAGTCAAAAACACAGTCTACCCAACTTGCGACCAGCGGTCAGCGGCTTGATGTTGCCGGCATCACCGGCCCGGTCGCTGCCTGGAGCGTTCCGGCAAATATCGGCGAGCTAACGCTAACGCTTTCCAGCGAAGTCAATAAGCAAGCCAGCGTTTTTGCGCCAAACGTGTTGATTCTTGACCAAAATATGACGCCTTCGGCGTTCTTCCCCAGCAGTTACTTTACTTATCAGCAGCCGGGCGTCATGAGCGCAGACCGGTTGGAAGGCGTGATGCGTCTGACGCCTGCGCTGGGGCAACAAAAACTCTATGTTTTGGTATTTACGACCGAAAAAGATCTTCAGCAAACCACTACGCTGCTCGATCCGGCAAAAGCCTATGCCAAAGGCGTCGGTAACTCTGTCCCGGATATTCCCGATCCGGTAGCCCGTCATACCACTGACGGACTGTTGAAACTGAAGGTGAAAACTAACAGTAGTTCCAGCGTACTGGTTGGCCCGCTGTTTGGCTCGTCCGGTACGGGGCCGGTAACGGTCGGAAATACCGCGGCGCCGGTCGCTGCGCCAGCGCCTGTTGCGCCAAAGAAAAGCGAACCGATGTTGAACGATACGGAAAGCTACTTTAATAAAGCGATTAAGGATGCCGTAGCGAAAGGCGACGTCGATAAAGCGCTGAAACTGCTTGATGAGGCCGAACGTCTGGGCTCGACATCTGCCCGTTCCACTTTTATCAGCAGTGTAAAAGGCAAGGGGTAA
- the ubiA gene encoding 4-hydroxybenzoate octaprenyltransferase, with protein sequence MEWSLTQSKLLAFHRLMRTDKPIGALLLLWPTLWALWVATPGMPQLWILAVFVAGVWLMRAAGCVVNDYADRKFDGHVKRTANRPLPSGAVTEKEARNLFIVLVLLAFLLVLTLNTMTILLSVAALALAWVYPFMKRYTHLPQVVLGAAFGWSIPMAFAAVSESTPLSCWLMFLANILWAVAYDTQYAMVDRDDDIKIGIKSTAILFGRYDKLIIGILQLGVLALMALIGGLNGLGGGYYWSVLVAGALFAYQQKLIASREREACFKAFMNNNYVGLVLFLGLAMSYWHF encoded by the coding sequence ATGGAGTGGAGTCTGACGCAGAGTAAGCTGCTGGCGTTTCACCGTTTGATGCGTACAGATAAGCCTATTGGCGCGTTGCTGCTGCTCTGGCCGACGCTTTGGGCGCTGTGGGTGGCAACGCCGGGTATGCCTCAACTGTGGATTTTAGCGGTTTTTGTCGCCGGCGTATGGTTAATGCGCGCGGCGGGCTGCGTGGTGAACGACTATGCCGATCGCAAGTTTGACGGTCATGTAAAACGTACCGCCAACCGACCCTTACCCAGCGGCGCCGTGACAGAGAAAGAAGCGCGTAATTTGTTTATCGTGCTGGTGCTGCTTGCGTTTCTGCTGGTGCTGACGTTGAACACTATGACGATCCTGCTCTCCGTAGCAGCACTGGCGCTGGCCTGGGTTTATCCCTTTATGAAACGTTATACCCACCTGCCGCAGGTGGTGCTGGGCGCCGCCTTTGGCTGGTCAATCCCCATGGCATTCGCCGCAGTGAGCGAATCAACACCGCTGAGTTGCTGGTTGATGTTCCTCGCCAATATTCTCTGGGCCGTCGCCTACGACACACAATATGCGATGGTCGACAGAGATGACGATATCAAGATTGGCATTAAATCGACGGCGATTCTGTTTGGCCGTTATGACAAACTGATTATCGGGATTTTACAGCTTGGCGTACTGGCGTTAATGGCCCTGATCGGCGGGTTGAATGGTCTGGGAGGGGGATATTACTGGTCTGTGCTGGTGGCAGGAGCGTTGTTTGCATACCAGCAAAAACTGATTGCGAGCCGGGAGCGCGAAGCTTGCTTCAAAGCCTTTATGAACAATAACTATGTTGGCCTGGTGCTGTTTTTAGGGCTGGCGATGAGTTACTGGCACTTCTGA